One window from the genome of Xenorhabdus bovienii SS-2004 encodes:
- the birA gene encoding bifunctional biotin--[acetyl-CoA-carboxylase] ligase/biotin operon repressor BirA encodes MKDISIPLKLIKVLSDGEVHSGQQLGQELGMSRAGINKHIQTIREWGVEILTIPGKGYRFPASMDLLDKELIAGYLPNDRLEVIPVIDSTNQYLLEKLSELDSGDACVAEYQYAGRGRRGRQWISAFGRNLYLSMYWRLEQGPAAAIGLSLVVGIVIAEVLNRQGAERVKVKWPNDLYLDDKKLAGILVELIGKTGDAAQIVIGIGMNISMSSEQQKLINQQWTNLQQAGIVVERNKLISEIILELKKALIQFENEGLSPFLFRWSKLDNFMNRSVKLVIGNQEIYGTARGIDQQGALLLDINGVITPYIGGEISLRGC; translated from the coding sequence ATGAAAGATATTAGTATTCCATTAAAATTAATTAAAGTGTTATCAGATGGCGAAGTTCATTCCGGGCAGCAACTTGGTCAAGAATTAGGAATGAGTCGTGCGGGAATAAATAAGCATATTCAGACCATTCGTGAATGGGGCGTAGAAATTTTAACTATCCCGGGTAAGGGTTATCGTTTCCCAGCATCAATGGATCTGCTGGATAAAGAGCTTATTGCAGGTTACCTGCCAAATGATCGTCTCGAAGTTATACCTGTTATCGATTCTACTAATCAGTATTTGCTGGAGAAATTGTCAGAACTCGATTCAGGTGACGCTTGTGTCGCCGAATATCAGTATGCCGGAAGGGGACGCCGTGGCAGGCAGTGGATTTCTGCTTTTGGTAGAAATTTATATTTATCCATGTATTGGCGCTTGGAGCAAGGGCCTGCCGCAGCAATAGGATTAAGTCTGGTCGTTGGGATCGTCATTGCGGAAGTGCTTAACCGCCAGGGTGCTGAAAGAGTAAAAGTGAAATGGCCGAATGATCTCTATTTGGATGATAAAAAGCTGGCAGGAATATTAGTTGAATTGATAGGAAAAACGGGTGATGCGGCTCAGATTGTTATCGGAATAGGTATGAATATTTCAATGAGTAGTGAACAGCAAAAATTGATTAACCAGCAGTGGACTAATCTACAGCAAGCGGGAATAGTGGTTGAACGCAATAAATTAATTTCTGAAATTATTCTTGAGCTTAAAAAAGCGTTAATTCAATTTGAAAACGAAGGATTATCTCCATTTCTTTTCCGGTGGTCAAAATTAGATAATTTTATGAATCGTTCAGTAAAGCTGGTTATTGGAAATCAGGAAATTTATGGAACGGCCCGTGGAATTGATCAGCAAGGAGCGTTGCTGCTTGATATAAATGGTGTTATTACGCCATATATTGGTGGTGAAATTTCCCTCAGAGGTTGTTGA
- the murB gene encoding UDP-N-acetylmuramate dehydrogenase, with product MSACQSIQLKEFNTFGISACADHISTVTSVASLLSAWQEAEEKEHPILLLGGGSNVLFTENFKGTVILNRILGVDIQESDTAWHIHVGAGENWHQLIVRLLHQQIYGLENLALIPGSVGSAPIQNIGAYGIEFKHVCEYVDLIELKTGKLIHLMANECQFAYRDSIFKHQYKDGYAITAVGLQLSKVWKPILTYGGLTQFSSESVTPERIFNAVCEMRQSKLPDPVIIGNAGSFFKNPIVLIELAQKIKFDYPECPQYHHNEHNVKIAAGWLIDQCHLKGYCIGDAAIHMKQALVLINKGNATGQDITALATYVRKKVAEKFNIFLEPEVRFIGSEGEIDAVECIS from the coding sequence ATGTCTGCCTGTCAATCTATCCAATTAAAAGAGTTCAACACGTTTGGTATTTCAGCCTGTGCTGATCATATTTCTACTGTAACTTCAGTTGCATCACTGTTGTCCGCATGGCAAGAAGCGGAGGAAAAAGAGCATCCCATTTTATTACTTGGTGGGGGGAGTAATGTTCTTTTTACCGAAAATTTTAAAGGTACTGTGATATTGAACCGTATTCTTGGTGTTGATATACAAGAATCGGATACAGCATGGCATATCCATGTTGGCGCTGGTGAAAACTGGCATCAGCTGATCGTTCGCCTTCTCCATCAACAGATCTATGGCTTAGAAAATTTAGCGTTGATTCCAGGAAGTGTAGGGTCAGCACCAATTCAAAATATTGGTGCATATGGAATTGAATTTAAACATGTCTGTGAATATGTCGATCTAATAGAGTTGAAAACTGGCAAACTGATTCATCTTATGGCAAATGAATGCCAATTTGCTTATAGAGATAGTATCTTTAAACATCAATATAAAGATGGTTATGCTATAACAGCAGTTGGTTTGCAGTTGAGTAAGGTTTGGAAGCCAATATTAACTTATGGTGGCTTAACACAGTTCTCAAGTGAAAGCGTAACACCAGAACGCATATTCAATGCTGTTTGTGAAATGCGTCAGAGTAAGTTACCCGATCCTGTTATTATCGGGAATGCTGGCAGTTTTTTTAAAAATCCAATTGTACTTATTGAATTGGCGCAAAAGATCAAATTTGATTATCCAGAGTGTCCCCAATATCACCATAATGAACATAATGTAAAGATAGCGGCAGGTTGGCTGATAGATCAATGTCACTTGAAAGGTTATTGTATTGGTGACGCTGCGATACATATGAAACAGGCACTGGTGTTAATCAATAAAGGTAATGCAACGGGTCAGGATATTACTGCTTTGGCGACTTATGTACGCAAAAAAGTAGCAGAAAAATTTAATATTTTCTTAGAGCCTGAAGTACGTTTCATTGGTAGTGAGGGTGAGATAGATGCAGTGGAATGTATTTCATGA